The genome window ATAATCGTGTCCATTACTTTGTATAGTTAGATGCAATGAATGAAAAGATGTGTGTGCGCCCCCCGTCAACTATTACTCTTTTGGAAACAGGACCCCTTAAATTcatttgttgtttaattttaggAAATCTCATTTGCTCAATCAGATGTTAACGAGTTCTATTAAATGAAGTCACGAAATATGTtattaaaagtaataaaatattcaGTCGAAAGCAACTGTTAAGCTCTGACGGAGTTCTCCAAATTATAAACAGCATTTTAGCTGAGGGGTTCAACTTCAGAAAGTTAATATTTGGAGACCTGTTCGAAAGGACTCCATTGGTTTTTGCCTAATAATCATTATAATGGCCATTAACTAGTTGAATCATTTTCGATTTTTCGGAGATGTTAATCGTTTTTTCGTCATTTCAGGTTGGACGGTAAACACGTCGTGTTTGGCAAGGTATTATCCGGCATGGACGTGGTGTATAAGATCGAAGCGGAAGGCCGGCAAAACGGAACGCCCAAAAGCAGTGTTGTAATCGCCGACAGCGGGGAACTTCCTCTGTGATACCATTTTACTTGACATTCATAAAGTCAGAAAATCTGCATGTTATTAGTCATCTTTATTTAATTCGCGTACAGTGTCGAACTATAACTCCCGACGAAGCGAACCTTTCTCTATCTAGTGTCTTTGTGTATGAGTGGCACTCCAATCTATTTTCCTATTTAGGTATTCCACTTTTCATGCTTTTGCAAAAATTCAAATCCTTGGTATCACCGAAATCATCTGCAGATCCGCGTTATGCAACCGTGCAGAGTTTGCTGCGTACAAAAGGATGCGTGGTAAGGCATATGGCTACTTTTTCTGAATTTCTCAGTTCAGCGTGTTTGAATGCACGAATATCTGgtatttgatggatttttgttTAGTCGAACCCATTTGGTTTGGGAACAAATATTTAGggaataacattttttttttttcctttggaaggtaacaattttttaaaacaaggATGATTTATCCAAACAAGATGATGGATTAGCTTGAAGATTGCGTTTGGAGATTGTCTTTGGGgaacaattatatatttttgagtttAAGTTCTTTTGTAAATATTCTATGCATTTTCAATCTTTACACTTggttattataattttatcacTTACTCTATTGgccctttatttttcttttttttttctttgtgtaTTTTGAGAGGCACCTTCTTATCAAAAAAACGTAAAGTTACAAATTGGACAATTGTTTTAATCTcatgttttataaaattttcaggataatatttaatatattattttaaaatattttattcatcctgaagaatcaaaatatcttatttattacaggagaactaaaatatttttattaaattttaaaaaattaaatatttttatctttcgtAGGGTTTACTAATGCATTGATTTCagagaaatttttttgataattttattaataaaattaaaatttttgaacagTAGGAAGAGGTAAATAAGTAAAAGTTCCAAAATTTTATACCATGATTGTTATTATGTCGACACTATATAAAGCAACATTTTTATAAGATTTATTACAGTACTCctttaaaaccaaaaaaaaaaaaaaaaaaaacaaacaaacacacTCTCTAGATTTATTACAAGATTCCAGAATTATACTGTGGGGATCCATTCCACCAAACCCAAATAAATCAGGAAAAAATCTTATCCAAAATAGAACTTCCACATctccaaaagataaaaaaagtaaaaagaaaaaaaagtaaagaaaagaagaagaagaagaagagagaactGAATACAAGAAACCACCTCTGTCTCTCTCCTctgtcgctctctctctctctctctctcctccattgggtttctcttctctctctctccctctccctctccctcttcgtATTATACTCCGGTGCGTGATTCTCAGATCCACAAAATGCGTTTCCTACGAAGGATCGCGGGGATCTTCGGGCTCGGGAGGGACGACGCCGCCCACAACGAGGGATCGGACGGCGCGGGCGAAGGGGCCGGCGACGATCGGGCGGCGGAGGGCGCCGCCAGGAGGCGAGGCTTCAGCGTCCAGGTCCCCGTCGCCGTCGatcgctccgccgccgcgggcggcggcggccccgtCCTCGTCCCCAGCGACCTCGGCGATGGCGGAGTCCAGGTACTAGAGCTCATCCTTGCGATTATGCGCTTAATCGACGATATTAGTTTATCTGTACTTGTTGATGTGTAGTTGAACCCTAACGCGTTCGATTTGAGTGATATGTGGTAGGATTTCGTGGTTTATAATCGTAACCTGAATCATATTCATAGGTTCTTCTTGGGCGTGTAATCGTTCAANNNNNNNNNNNNNNNNNNNNNNNNNNNNNNNNNNNNNNNNNNNNNNNNNNNNNNNNNNNNNNNNNNNNNNNNNNNNNNNNNNNNNNNNNNNNNNNNNNNNNNNNNNNNNNNNNNNNNNNNNNNNNNNNNNNNNNNNNNNNNNNNNNNNNNNNNNNNNNNNNNNNNNNNNNNNNNNNNNNNNNNNNNNNNNNNNNNNNNNNNNNNNNNNNNNNNNNNNNNNNNNNNNNNNNNNNNNNNNNNNNNNNNNNNNNNNNNNNNNNNNNNNNNNNNNNNNNNNNNNNNNNNNNNNNNNNNNNNNNNNNNNNNNNNNNNNNNNNNNNNNNNNNNNNNNNNNNNNNNNNNNNNNNNNNNNNNNNNNNNNNNNNNNNNNNNNNNNNNNNNNNNNNNNNNNNNNNNNNNNNNNNNNNNNNNNNNNNNNNNNNNNNNNNNNNNNNNNNNNNNNNNNNNNNNNNNNNNNNNNNNNNNNNNNNNNNNNNNNNNNNNNNNNNNNNNNNNNNNNNNNNNNNNNNNNNNNNNNNNNNNNNNNNNNAAGTTGAGATTATATTAAGGAATagagaaagtaaaattttgactgaTTTTGGAGAGGTTGCACTGGTGCGACCTAGCGATGCACTGTTATAACGCcagttgcaccattttttcggGCGTTTCACtttgcgttgcactattatccctgctCGGGCCGTgcatattttctcatttatcGTGACTTATTGTATTAAAGAATTAAAGCCAAACAGGAAACAGCGGGGTCGGCGAATAGCGGGGGTGGAAGTGGTCCGGGTTCCGAGAAATGACTGAGATTGAACGGGTCATTTAATGCGCGCCAGACCGTACGGTAGGGTagtatacgtatgtcaagaaatacgcgggaggctattgtataggaggggcattttggtcaggcggcggaaaaagcggaccgaatctgcaaaaaggaaaaaggtggcccggttttgcaaaaccccaaaataagtggattttttatgcaaattggccattattattttcaaaatttttagccCAACTTAAGAATGAAGCCC of Ananas comosus cultivar F153 unplaced genomic scaffold, ASM154086v1, whole genome shotgun sequence contains these proteins:
- the LOC109705258 gene encoding uncharacterized protein LOC109705258 yields the protein MRFLRRIAGIFGLGRDDAAHNEGSDGAGEGAGDDRAAEGAARRRGFSVQVPVAVDRSAAAGGGGPVLVPSDLGDGGVQVLELILAIMRLIDDISLSVLVDV